The following are encoded in a window of Pantanalinema sp. genomic DNA:
- the recO gene encoding DNA repair protein RecO — protein sequence MSTYTATGITLRHYPTGEYDKILVVFTREHGLKRVIAKGARRKQSKLGGKTEPLVRAEWFLGKGKNLDVVAQCEGLHAHRALREDLDRLLSGMYLAELVEALVEDEQPHPEVFDLLASTLMVLEVAASPPLVVAWFELTLLHALGYGLELDACVLCSDALDHEGCGFSAEEGGALCAACRAVRGQRRLHHKGLSLLRRLSAVELSAIAAHSLGPDLLAHARGVLQASLALHAGRPLKTLDLLAKS from the coding sequence GTGTCCACCTACACCGCCACCGGCATCACCCTGCGCCACTACCCCACCGGGGAGTACGACAAGATCCTCGTGGTCTTCACCCGCGAGCACGGCCTCAAGCGCGTGATCGCGAAGGGGGCGCGCCGCAAGCAGAGCAAGCTCGGCGGCAAGACCGAGCCGCTCGTGCGCGCCGAGTGGTTCCTCGGCAAGGGCAAGAACCTCGACGTGGTGGCCCAGTGCGAGGGCCTGCACGCCCACCGCGCCCTGCGCGAGGACCTGGATCGCCTCTTGTCGGGGATGTACCTGGCGGAGCTGGTCGAGGCCCTGGTCGAGGACGAGCAGCCGCACCCCGAGGTCTTCGACCTCCTGGCCTCGACCCTGATGGTCCTCGAGGTGGCCGCCTCCCCTCCGCTCGTGGTCGCCTGGTTCGAGCTGACCCTCCTGCATGCCCTCGGTTACGGCCTGGAGCTCGACGCCTGCGTGCTGTGCTCCGACGCGCTCGACCACGAGGGCTGCGGCTTCTCGGCCGAGGAGGGCGGCGCGCTGTGCGCGGCCTGCCGGGCCGTCCGCGGCCAGCGGCGCCTGCACCACAAGGGCCTCTCGCTCTTGCGCCGGCTCTCGGCGGTCGAGCTCTCGGCGATCGCCGCCCACTCCCTGGGCCCGGACCTGCTCGCCCATGCCCGCGGGGTGCTGCAGGCCTCCCTGGCGCTCCACGCCGGGCGCCCCTTGAAGACGCTCGATCTGCTTGCCAAGTCCTGA
- the era gene encoding GTPase Era — translation MSETPFRSGFVAFVGRPNVGKSTLMNKIVGQKIAIVSSKAQTTRHRIKGILNQDAAQVVFVDTPGVHKPLHLLGEQLVKAATDTLSDVDLVVFMVDGRTSAGRGDKYVADLIQQVKKPVMLVLNKVDSLKVDPEVLKSYEELGTFTGVRVISALYGKGVPQLVDELVEKMPVGVPFYAEDEVTDQTERGIAGELVREAVLRLTSDEVPHAVAVRVDEFKEREDGNAYIQATIFVERESQKGILIGEKGSKLKEIGRTARIAIEKSLDRKVYLELWVKVLPNWRKQAKNLKQLGYAVD, via the coding sequence TTGTCCGAAACTCCCTTTCGCTCCGGTTTCGTCGCCTTCGTCGGCCGCCCCAACGTGGGCAAGTCGACCCTCATGAACAAGATCGTCGGCCAGAAGATCGCGATCGTCTCGTCCAAGGCCCAGACCACCCGCCACCGCATCAAGGGCATCCTCAACCAGGACGCCGCCCAGGTGGTCTTCGTGGACACCCCCGGCGTCCACAAGCCCCTGCACCTCTTGGGCGAGCAGCTGGTCAAGGCCGCGACCGACACCCTCTCGGACGTGGACCTCGTCGTCTTCATGGTGGACGGCCGCACCAGCGCCGGCCGGGGGGACAAGTACGTCGCCGACCTCATCCAGCAGGTCAAGAAGCCCGTCATGCTGGTGCTGAACAAGGTGGACTCGCTCAAGGTGGACCCCGAGGTCCTCAAGAGCTACGAGGAGCTCGGCACCTTCACGGGCGTGCGCGTCATCTCGGCCCTCTACGGCAAGGGCGTGCCCCAGCTGGTCGACGAGCTGGTCGAGAAGATGCCCGTGGGCGTGCCCTTCTACGCCGAGGACGAGGTCACGGACCAGACCGAGCGCGGGATCGCGGGCGAGCTGGTGCGCGAGGCGGTGCTGCGCCTGACGAGCGACGAGGTGCCCCACGCGGTGGCGGTGCGCGTCGACGAGTTCAAGGAGCGCGAGGACGGCAACGCCTACATTCAGGCGACCATCTTCGTCGAGCGCGAGAGTCAGAAGGGCATCCTCATCGGCGAGAAGGGCAGCAAGCTCAAGGAGATCGGGCGGACGGCCCGCATCGCCATCGAGAAGTCGCTCGATCGCAAGGTCTACCTCGAGCTGTGGGTCAAGGTGCTCCCCAACTGGCGCAAGCAGGCGAAGAACCTCAAGCAGCTCGGCTATGCGGTCGACTAG
- a CDS encoding cytidine deaminase: MTSGPGFDPTALLDAARDAMRSAYAPYSRFPVGAALLTEDGRVFTGCNVENAAYPLSMCAERVAIGKAVSEGATRFVAIAVTAERIRPVTPCGACRQVLAEFGEMTVVLDQPGEGWKLTVADLLPHGFSPASLEEV, encoded by the coding sequence ATGACATCAGGCCCAGGCTTCGATCCCACCGCCCTTTTGGACGCTGCGCGTGACGCCATGCGGTCGGCTTACGCCCCCTACTCGCGCTTTCCGGTCGGCGCGGCCCTCCTGACCGAGGACGGCCGCGTCTTCACCGGCTGCAACGTCGAGAACGCGGCCTACCCGCTCTCCATGTGCGCCGAGCGCGTCGCCATCGGCAAGGCCGTCTCGGAGGGGGCCACGCGCTTCGTCGCGATCGCCGTCACCGCCGAGCGGATCCGGCCCGTCACCCCCTGCGGGGCCTGCCGCCAGGTGCTCGCCGAGTTCGGCGAGATGACGGTCGTGCTGGACCAGCCCGGCGAGGGCTGGAAGCTGACGGTCGCCGATCTTTTGCCCCACGGGTTCTCCCCTGCCAGCCTCGAGGAAGTCTAA
- a CDS encoding CTP synthase, with the protein MPTKYIFVTGGVVSSIGKGIVASSLGRLLKNRGHSVRILKLDPYINIDPGTMSPYQHGEVFVTEDGAETDLDLGHYERFTDTDLARENSVTSGAIYWSVITKERRGDYLSGTVQVIPHITNEIKDRIHQVGAKADVAIVEIGGTVGDIEGLPFLEAIRQFRKDAGRDNVLYVHVTLVPSLKAAGELKTKPTQHSVKELRSLGIQPDVLVCRTEAPLPESVREKLALFCDIDPEAVIENQDVRNIYEVPAMLERQGLAEQVIARLGLKPSANDAAAWDDFVARLSNPARKVRIGIVGKYAKLADAYLSVIESLRIASAQEGAEVELKWIHADAEIEQDGAERHLSDVDAVLVPGGFGLRGIEGKIAAIRYARERKIPFLGLCLGMQTAVIEFARHVAGLGGANSAEFDPGTPYPVIDLLPEQKDVHGMGGTMRLGAYPCRLSAGTRARELYGAELISERHRHRYEVNNALLPRLVEKGLVVSGTSPDGRLVEIVELSDHPYFVACQFHPEFKSRPGKPHPLFLGFVRAALAHSDSAGAPLAAEVR; encoded by the coding sequence ATGCCCACCAAGTACATATTCGTGACCGGCGGGGTCGTCTCGAGCATCGGGAAGGGCATCGTGGCGAGCAGCCTCGGGCGCTTGCTCAAGAACCGCGGCCACTCGGTGCGCATCCTCAAGCTCGACCCCTACATCAACATCGACCCGGGCACCATGAGCCCCTACCAGCACGGCGAGGTCTTCGTGACCGAGGACGGCGCCGAGACCGACCTGGACCTGGGGCACTACGAGCGCTTCACCGACACGGATCTCGCGCGCGAGAACTCGGTGACCTCGGGGGCCATCTACTGGTCGGTCATCACCAAGGAGCGCCGGGGCGACTACCTCTCGGGCACCGTCCAGGTGATCCCCCACATCACCAACGAGATCAAGGACCGCATCCACCAGGTGGGCGCCAAGGCCGACGTGGCCATCGTCGAGATCGGCGGCACCGTGGGCGACATCGAGGGCCTGCCCTTCCTGGAGGCCATCCGCCAGTTCCGCAAGGACGCCGGGCGCGACAACGTCCTCTACGTCCACGTGACCCTGGTGCCCTCGCTCAAGGCCGCCGGCGAGCTCAAGACCAAGCCGACCCAGCACAGCGTCAAGGAGCTGCGCTCGCTCGGCATCCAGCCCGACGTGCTCGTCTGCCGCACCGAGGCCCCTCTGCCCGAGTCCGTCCGCGAGAAGCTTGCCCTCTTCTGCGACATCGACCCCGAGGCGGTGATCGAGAACCAGGACGTCCGGAACATCTACGAGGTGCCCGCCATGCTCGAGCGGCAGGGCCTCGCCGAGCAGGTCATCGCCCGCCTCGGCCTGAAGCCCTCGGCCAACGACGCCGCGGCCTGGGACGACTTCGTCGCGCGCCTGTCCAACCCCGCCCGGAAGGTGCGGATCGGCATCGTCGGAAAGTACGCCAAGCTCGCCGACGCCTACCTCTCGGTCATCGAGAGCCTGCGGATCGCTTCGGCCCAGGAGGGCGCCGAGGTGGAGCTGAAGTGGATCCACGCCGACGCCGAGATCGAGCAGGACGGCGCCGAGCGCCACCTCTCGGACGTGGACGCGGTGCTGGTGCCCGGCGGCTTCGGCCTGCGCGGCATCGAGGGGAAGATCGCCGCCATCCGCTACGCCCGCGAGCGCAAGATCCCGTTCCTCGGCCTCTGCCTCGGCATGCAGACGGCGGTCATCGAGTTCGCCCGCCACGTGGCGGGGCTGGGCGGGGCCAACTCGGCCGAGTTCGACCCCGGCACCCCTTACCCGGTCATCGACCTGTTGCCCGAGCAGAAGGACGTCCACGGCATGGGCGGCACCATGCGCCTGGGGGCCTACCCCTGTCGCCTCTCGGCCGGCACCCGCGCGCGCGAGCTGTACGGCGCCGAGCTCATCTCGGAGCGGCACCGCCATCGCTACGAGGTCAACAACGCTCTTCTGCCGCGCCTGGTCGAGAAGGGCCTGGTCGTCAGCGGTACCAGCCCGGACGGCCGGCTGGTCGAGATCGTCGAGCTGAGCGACCACCCCTACTTCGTCGCCTGCCAGTTCCACCCGGAGTTCAAGAGCCGGCCCGGCAAGCCCCACCCGTTGTTCCTCGGGTTCGTCCGCGCTGCTCTCGCCCACAGCGATAGCGCCGGCGCCCCTCTCGCCGCGGAGGTCCGCTAA
- a CDS encoding HAMP domain-containing sensor histidine kinase gives MADTSLACTNGGTRPLLDEYATLLCRYVSHPNQADRDRARVIGELLIAGACGPEKLLDLHAQALRRCERLSPREGIKLANDLLTQATTPFVATYRKQAEVHRAEAECYRQYAHLLERLNQELNEKHEALQVAHQEQTRLNQQKADLLNLVGHEIRTPLTALLGYGEFLEEGTYGPLTEEQQEVLRRMIQSGKDLLLLINNLLDLSRLEGGRLNLDRQPASLAELFAHAIEQVSPLAQRGELSLAIAPLPGDLPLVWVDPMRIIQVLVNLLGNAIKFTKPGGSITLTARRSGEEVVIEVKDTGIGISPEAQERLFQRFTQVENVRQYGGTGLGLSISKELLALHGGRIEVESELGQGATFRFTLPAWNEADHPSELPLLAPVATEATEP, from the coding sequence ATGGCCGACACCTCGCTCGCCTGCACCAACGGCGGGACTCGCCCGCTCCTGGACGAGTACGCGACGCTGCTCTGCCGCTACGTCTCGCACCCGAACCAGGCCGATCGCGATCGCGCCCGCGTGATAGGCGAGCTCTTGATCGCCGGGGCGTGCGGCCCCGAGAAGCTCCTCGATCTGCACGCGCAGGCGCTCAGGCGATGCGAGCGGCTCAGCCCCCGCGAGGGGATCAAGCTTGCGAACGATCTCCTGACCCAGGCGACCACCCCCTTCGTCGCCACCTACCGCAAGCAGGCCGAGGTTCACCGGGCCGAAGCCGAGTGCTACCGCCAGTACGCCCACCTCCTGGAGCGGCTGAACCAGGAGCTCAACGAGAAGCACGAGGCGCTCCAGGTCGCTCACCAGGAGCAGACCCGGCTCAACCAGCAGAAAGCCGATCTGCTCAACCTGGTCGGCCACGAGATCCGGACCCCGCTCACGGCGCTGCTCGGCTACGGCGAGTTCCTGGAGGAGGGGACCTACGGCCCCCTCACCGAGGAGCAGCAGGAGGTGCTGCGCCGCATGATCCAGAGCGGCAAGGATCTGCTCTTGCTCATCAACAACCTCCTGGACCTGTCGCGACTGGAAGGCGGCCGGCTGAACCTCGATCGCCAGCCGGCCTCGCTCGCAGAGCTCTTCGCCCATGCCATCGAGCAGGTCAGCCCCCTGGCCCAGCGCGGCGAGCTGTCGCTAGCGATCGCCCCGCTCCCCGGCGATCTGCCGCTCGTCTGGGTGGACCCGATGCGCATCATCCAGGTGCTGGTGAACCTGCTGGGCAACGCCATCAAGTTCACCAAGCCGGGCGGCAGCATCACCCTCACCGCGAGGCGCTCGGGCGAGGAGGTCGTGATCGAGGTCAAGGACACGGGGATCGGCATCTCGCCGGAGGCCCAGGAGCGCCTCTTCCAGCGCTTCACCCAGGTGGAGAACGTGCGGCAATACGGCGGCACGGGGCTGGGGCTGTCCATCTCGAAGGAGCTTCTGGCCCTGCACGGAGGCCGCATCGAGGTCGAGAGCGAGCTGGGGCAGGGGGCCACCTTCCGGTTCACGCTGCCCGCCTGGAACGAGGCGGACCACCCGAGCGAGCTGCCCCTCCTGGCGCCGGTGGCTACCGAAGCGACAGAGCCCTGA
- a CDS encoding diacylglycerol kinase family protein yields the protein MRFKAHSLVASFKYALAGLYFMLRTQRNMRIHTLSGVLAFCLAVALRLPRLELAIIAMVCSLVVVCEMFNTAIENAVDLATHKRHPLAKAAKDVAAAAVLASALNAVLVGGLLLLPPLLRALSLR from the coding sequence TTGAGGTTCAAGGCCCATAGCCTCGTAGCCAGCTTCAAGTACGCCCTGGCGGGCCTCTACTTCATGCTGCGCACCCAGCGCAACATGCGCATCCACACCCTGAGCGGGGTGCTGGCCTTCTGCCTGGCGGTGGCGCTCAGGCTGCCGCGCCTGGAGCTTGCGATCATCGCCATGGTCTGCTCGCTGGTGGTGGTCTGCGAGATGTTCAACACCGCCATCGAGAACGCGGTGGACCTGGCCACCCACAAGCGGCACCCGCTCGCGAAGGCCGCCAAGGACGTGGCCGCGGCCGCCGTGCTCGCCTCGGCCCTCAACGCCGTGCTGGTGGGCGGTCTGCTGCTGCTGCCTCCCTTGCTCAGGGCTCTGTCGCTTCGGTAG
- the ybeY gene encoding rRNA maturation RNase YbeY — MEILLDDQSEAGLDLARWEGLVAEMLVAAGVEDRAEVSVTFVDDAAIHALNLEHRQKDRPTDVLSFPQFEPDEDFPPEPIPFSLGDVVVSVETAARQAEEYGHPFEREVGFLLAHGLLHLLGHDHQTPDEEAEMRARQRALLEAVGLGREGEEA; from the coding sequence TTGGAAATCCTGCTCGATGACCAGAGCGAGGCGGGGCTCGACCTCGCCCGCTGGGAGGGGCTCGTCGCCGAGATGCTCGTCGCCGCGGGCGTGGAGGATCGCGCCGAGGTCTCGGTGACCTTCGTCGACGACGCGGCGATCCACGCCCTCAACCTCGAACACCGCCAGAAGGATCGGCCAACCGACGTCCTGAGCTTTCCCCAGTTCGAGCCCGACGAGGACTTTCCTCCCGAGCCCATCCCCTTCTCCCTGGGGGACGTGGTGGTCTCGGTCGAGACGGCCGCGCGGCAGGCCGAAGAGTACGGCCACCCCTTCGAGCGCGAGGTGGGCTTCCTCCTGGCGCACGGCCTCTTGCACCTTCTGGGCCACGACCACCAGACCCCCGACGAGGAGGCCGAGATGCGCGCGCGCCAGCGCGCGCTGCTCGAGGCGGTCGGCCTCGGCCGAGAGGGAGAAGAGGCTTGA
- a CDS encoding HDIG domain-containing metalloprotein gives MIQAAIDRVRASAAARIPEPVRAAFERVETHQAIAFWTSFLFLTALLLQIHSAWLPAGHPSSFLPAVGVAILVATLVSLYVAYLQLFERQIVREPRRLYVLVLVTLLVFVAVWLLELLKASPYLSPLPAAAILLAVFLNPRIAFFTVLVMALTAGATLGAGAPSALEGAGAVLVNIGGALAAVLTVHRIRARSDLARAGLFASLVNVALIGALGALEGGIDPAGWSQKAMWGAIGGVGSTVLAVGILPYIEAIFDIVTPFKLLELANPTQPLLRLVLTKAPGTYHHSIMVGNLAESAAEAIGADGLLSRVGAYYHDIGKTKRPIFFVENQLGIDNAHDRLNPRLSARVIIAHVEEGLELARHHRLPKDISDFIATHHGKSFVSYFYHQAREAEGADAVSEEGFRYPGPRPWTKEQAIVMLADATEATLRTLKNPTIEAIEATVRRIINNRLADGELSESPLTLHELEVVAQTFIRITQGLYHQRIEYPDQWLKDLSPKKQSEGKKVGNPAR, from the coding sequence ATGATTCAAGCCGCAATCGACAGGGTTCGCGCTAGCGCGGCCGCTCGGATCCCCGAGCCGGTCCGCGCCGCCTTCGAGCGGGTCGAGACCCACCAGGCGATCGCCTTCTGGACCTCCTTTCTCTTCCTCACGGCGCTCCTGCTGCAGATCCACTCCGCGTGGCTGCCGGCAGGGCACCCGTCGAGCTTCCTGCCCGCGGTGGGGGTCGCGATCCTCGTGGCCACCCTCGTGAGCCTCTACGTCGCCTACCTCCAGCTCTTCGAGCGCCAGATCGTCCGCGAGCCGCGCCGCCTCTACGTGCTGGTGCTGGTGACCCTGCTCGTCTTCGTGGCGGTGTGGCTGCTGGAGCTCCTCAAGGCCTCGCCCTACCTCTCGCCCTTGCCCGCGGCGGCGATCCTGCTCGCGGTCTTTCTCAACCCGCGCATCGCCTTCTTCACGGTGCTCGTCATGGCCCTGACGGCGGGCGCCACCCTCGGCGCCGGGGCGCCCTCGGCCCTGGAGGGCGCGGGCGCGGTGCTGGTGAACATCGGCGGGGCGCTGGCGGCGGTGCTCACGGTCCACCGGATCCGGGCGCGATCCGACCTCGCCCGGGCGGGCCTGTTCGCGAGCCTGGTCAACGTGGCCCTCATCGGGGCGCTCGGCGCCCTGGAGGGCGGCATCGACCCGGCGGGCTGGAGCCAGAAGGCCATGTGGGGGGCCATCGGCGGCGTCGGCTCGACGGTGCTCGCGGTGGGGATCCTTCCCTACATCGAGGCGATCTTCGACATCGTCACCCCCTTCAAGCTCCTGGAGCTCGCCAACCCCACCCAGCCGCTGCTGCGCCTGGTGCTGACCAAGGCGCCCGGCACCTACCATCACTCGATCATGGTGGGGAACCTGGCCGAGTCGGCGGCCGAGGCCATCGGGGCGGACGGCCTGCTGTCGCGCGTGGGGGCCTACTACCACGACATCGGGAAGACCAAGCGCCCCATCTTCTTCGTCGAGAACCAGCTGGGGATCGACAACGCCCACGACCGGCTCAACCCGCGCCTGTCGGCCCGCGTCATCATCGCCCACGTCGAGGAGGGCCTTGAGCTCGCGCGCCACCACCGCCTGCCCAAGGACATCTCCGACTTCATCGCCACCCATCACGGCAAGAGCTTCGTCAGCTACTTCTACCACCAGGCCAGAGAGGCCGAGGGGGCCGACGCGGTCTCCGAGGAGGGCTTCCGCTACCCGGGGCCGCGTCCCTGGACCAAGGAGCAGGCCATCGTCATGCTGGCCGACGCCACCGAGGCGACCCTGCGGACCCTCAAGAACCCGACCATCGAGGCGATCGAGGCCACGGTGCGGCGCATCATCAACAATCGCCTGGCGGACGGCGAGCTCTCCGAGAGCCCCCTGACCCTGCACGAGCTGGAGGTGGTGGCCCAGACCTTCATCCGCATCACCCAGGGCCTCTACCACCAGCGGATCGAGTACCCGGACCAGTGGCTCAAGGACCTGAGCCCCAAGAAGCAAAGCGAAGGAAAAAAGGTTGGAAATCCTGCTCGATGA
- a CDS encoding PhoH family protein, translating to MPTEIRIPLKTPHDALLLTGNNEENLRLVEHELGIQATMRGNELVLMAGDDAGESLELGRRLFEELEAWQGIDSIKASEISYALRQIRSNPDAPIGTLYAETIVTTQRGKPIRAKTLHQRAYVKAINDHTLTFGLGPAGTGKSFLAVAMAVSALRDKRVSRIILTRPAVEAGENLGFLPGDFQAKVDPYFRPLYDALYEMMDVERFQKYVERGTIEVAPLAFMRGRTLNDAFIILDEAQNTTPEQMKMFLTRLGFGSKVVVTGDASQTDLPRGKTSGLADIESLLQGVHDIAFVKFTQADVVRHDLVGRIVKAYERYEAQKPHDSSRNRQGSR from the coding sequence ATGCCCACGGAGATCCGGATCCCGCTCAAGACCCCCCACGACGCGCTGTTGCTGACCGGCAACAACGAGGAGAACCTTCGCCTTGTCGAGCACGAGCTCGGCATCCAGGCCACCATGCGCGGCAACGAGCTGGTGTTGATGGCCGGCGACGACGCGGGCGAATCGCTCGAGCTGGGCCGGCGCCTGTTCGAGGAGCTGGAGGCCTGGCAGGGGATCGACTCGATCAAGGCCTCCGAGATCTCCTACGCCCTGCGCCAGATCCGATCCAACCCTGACGCCCCCATCGGCACCCTCTACGCCGAGACCATCGTCACGACCCAGCGCGGCAAGCCGATCCGGGCCAAGACCCTTCACCAGCGCGCCTACGTCAAGGCCATCAACGACCACACCCTGACCTTCGGCCTCGGCCCCGCCGGCACCGGCAAGAGCTTCTTGGCCGTCGCCATGGCCGTCTCGGCCCTGAGGGACAAGCGCGTCAGCCGCATCATCCTGACGCGCCCGGCCGTCGAGGCGGGCGAGAACCTGGGCTTTCTGCCCGGAGACTTCCAGGCCAAGGTCGATCCCTACTTCCGTCCCCTCTACGACGCCCTCTACGAGATGATGGACGTGGAGCGCTTCCAGAAGTACGTGGAGCGCGGGACCATCGAGGTCGCGCCCCTGGCCTTCATGCGCGGGCGCACCCTCAACGACGCCTTCATCATCCTCGACGAGGCCCAGAACACCACCCCCGAGCAGATGAAGATGTTCCTGACGCGCCTGGGCTTCGGCTCCAAGGTGGTCGTCACCGGCGATGCCAGCCAGACCGACTTGCCCCGGGGCAAGACCTCGGGTCTCGCCGACATCGAGTCCCTGCTCCAGGGCGTCCACGACATCGCCTTCGTCAAGTTCACGCAAGCCGACGTGGTCCGCCACGATCTGGTGGGCCGCATCGTGAAGGCCTACGAGCGCTACGAGGCACAGAAACCGCATGATTCAAGCCGCAATCGACAGGGTTCGCGCTAG
- the rpsU gene encoding 30S ribosomal protein S21, translating to MAEVRLGESESIESALKRFKKKIQKAGILSEIKRRERYEKPSVRRKRKSEAARKRRS from the coding sequence TTGGCAGAAGTTCGTCTCGGCGAAAGCGAGTCGATCGAGAGCGCCCTCAAGCGTTTCAAGAAGAAGATCCAGAAGGCTGGCATTCTTTCCGAAATCAAGCGTCGTGAGCGTTACGAGAAGCCCAGCGTGCGCCGCAAGCGCAAGTCGGAAGCCGCTCGCAAGCGTCGCTCCTAA
- a CDS encoding histidine triad nucleotide-binding protein, whose amino-acid sequence MSDCLFCKIVAGAIPAEIVYQDENAVAFRDINPQAPVHVLVIPRAHIPSLAHLSGAACHHMMEAVNAVAKEQGIAESGYRVVTNVGRDAQQTVHHLHWHVLGGRALQWPPG is encoded by the coding sequence ATGTCCGATTGTCTCTTCTGCAAGATCGTCGCAGGCGCGATCCCTGCCGAGATCGTGTACCAGGACGAAAACGCCGTCGCCTTTCGCGACATCAACCCCCAGGCCCCGGTCCACGTCCTGGTCATCCCGCGCGCGCACATCCCCTCGCTCGCCCACCTCTCGGGGGCTGCCTGCCACCACATGATGGAGGCCGTCAACGCCGTCGCCAAGGAGCAGGGGATCGCCGAGAGCGGCTACCGGGTCGTCACCAACGTCGGAAGGGACGCCCAGCAGACGGTCCACCACCTGCACTGGCACGTCCTCGGCGGCCGCGCCCTCCAGTGGCCTCCAGGTTAG
- a CDS encoding zf-HC2 domain-containing protein codes for MTCDDVQNYLGEYLDPAEDAIPRAAIAEHLASCPECAEHLRELEIVTAMLRDRKAPEAPADLMDKIRLRLADEPVPSSAPSSDPGVLMRVARLINWPSLAAGAVAAGTIIALVTVVLRNQAPLPTIQTAAVAVSSPTSVNIGFDVAQDVNDVTFTIDLPKGLEFVDANNQPIDSQTVSWQGELKRGKTVVPITVRGVQPGRFEILATVRKNQFAQTTKIVVPIEGRQGTNPSVTPLASLILEGGKPDA; via the coding sequence ATGACCTGCGACGACGTTCAGAACTACCTGGGCGAGTACCTCGACCCCGCCGAGGACGCCATCCCGCGCGCGGCCATCGCCGAGCACCTGGCAAGCTGCCCGGAGTGCGCCGAGCACCTGCGCGAGCTCGAGATCGTCACGGCCATGCTGCGCGATCGCAAGGCCCCCGAGGCGCCCGCCGACCTGATGGACAAGATCCGCCTTCGGCTCGCGGACGAGCCGGTTCCCTCGAGCGCCCCTTCGTCGGATCCCGGCGTGCTCATGCGTGTCGCGCGGCTCATCAACTGGCCGAGCCTCGCCGCGGGCGCCGTGGCGGCCGGGACGATCATCGCCCTGGTGACGGTGGTGCTGCGCAACCAGGCCCCCTTGCCGACCATCCAGACGGCGGCCGTCGCGGTCTCGAGCCCGACCTCGGTCAACATCGGCTTCGACGTGGCCCAGGACGTCAACGACGTCACCTTCACCATCGATCTGCCCAAGGGGCTGGAGTTCGTCGATGCCAACAACCAGCCCATCGACTCCCAGACCGTGTCCTGGCAGGGCGAGCTGAAGCGCGGCAAGACCGTCGTGCCCATCACGGTGCGCGGCGTGCAGCCCGGTCGCTTCGAGATCCTGGCCACCGTCCGCAAGAACCAGTTCGCCCAGACGACCAAGATCGTCGTGCCGATCGAGGGCCGGCAGGGTACGAACCCTTCGGTCACGCCCTTGGCTTCCTTGATCCTCGAAGGGGGGAAACCCGATGCTTAG